The genomic window TGCAACGATCCGCACTATCTATTCTAGGTTTTCCGGTTCTATCAGGAGTCAATTCTTCTTTGGTTAGACAGGTTGTAGAGAAAGTTATGTCTGCAGGGAAAGTCACCTTCACATTACCTGGAGTAAAATCCTTGACTGTAATGATCTGGTAATCTGTTGCTGTATTTCCATTCGCGTCTGTAGCCTCAAACTTTCTTGTAATAGTACCTTGACCGCAAAGGAGATTTGGTGTATTTGTCACCTTGATGGTAACCTCACATCCATCATATACATAGCCGTCCAGATTTGGATTACAATAGGATGCATATTTATCATTGATCTTGATTGGTTGACGCATAGAAATATCTTTCACGACCTTTCCAAAATCATCATAATTTGTATAATCATATTCACAACTAATCGTTACACATGCTGGTGCTTTAAGGATTGGTGGTAATTTATCCTGCACTTCAACCTGTACCATACAAGTATTACTGTTGCCGGCTTGATCCCATACCCTCAAATTTACCATCAAAGTCTTGCCGTAATCCTCGCAGCAAAAATATACATACTCACTCCATAGATGACCATTCTTGTATTGAGGTAAACAAGGAACTCCATCGTCCATTCTCTTGGCTTCAAATCTTGCGATACCACAGTTATCATGTGATCTGTCATCAAATGTGAATGCCTCTACTTTTGTCAATGTATCTATGCTAAGCGAAACGATGGTCTTCTGATCGCAAACTGTTACCGGTGCAACTTTATCTTCAATAAATACTCTTACCGGACAATCTCTGTGATTTCCACAATCATCTGTTATTCTGAAGATGACCCAGGTAAATCCAAGTGGCAATCCGCTGATGGAATAGAAACCATTTGAAAGTTTTACTACTCCAGCAATGCTTGAACCTTCGAATACCGGAGGTGTTGGTGACAAATATGGCTTGTAACCCACTTCAATTTTCACATTATCAGAACATTCCTGAACGATATGCGGTGGAGCGATCACTGTTGTACCGGTGCAAGACCATGCATCTGTACTAAATGTTACGTCTGATGGACACAACACGTCCGGTGCCTCATCATCAATGACTTTAATCACCTGGAAATGAGTAAAAATATTTCTTCCGGATGGCAAACACCAGTCAACATAAGTCCACTTTCTCAACACTTTAAATGAGTGTGCACATATAGGAATAACTTGATCTTCATAAGTGACAGCAATTTTACAAATCGACCACTTTGGATAAATTGGTTGACCATTCACTGTAGGGTAACCCGCTGATTTCGGTGAAGGCACTGTATCCAGCTTGCTACAACCATATATAATATCTAAAGGCCATACGATAGCTGCAGAATCAATTTTTCTGAAATACACCAATTGAGCGCAAGTGTCTGATTTATTACCTTTCACATCCTCGTAATAATATGTGATCGTCCGCAGACCTGCAAAATTTTCATTGCAGTCAAATTCTGTCACAACGTCAGATATTAATTTTTGATATACTGCACCACCGCAATTGTCAGATACCAGAGGCGCTGGTATGCTGTAATTCGTTTCATTACAGTAAACGGTGATCGGGTCGGGACAATCAATCCTAGGAGGATATTTATCTTCTACTAGGATTGTACCCCAACACTGATTCCCATTCAGGAATACTGCAACCTTTAGAGTCTGACCCATTTGGGCTGCTCTGACGGTATCATCTGGCAAAGGCAAGTTGTTGATATTGTAAACGACAACATCATATGGGCAACCAGTTCCCATATCTTCCAACATGATGTCAGGAGTAATAGCTGCTTTACAATTTTCATCAAGTGAAACTTGAACGTCTTTGTCGCAAGCTAATGGACACTGCGCACTTGATGCTAACAGAGTCAACAATGACAAAATAATCACCAACAAACTTTCAGTGAAAATCTGTGTCAAGCTGGTTTTAAAATGTTCGAGAGTAAAAATTTCTTTTCTCATTGTAAAAATCGGTTTTGGACTGAGCAATACTTGTTTATTATAAAATACAATTGTTACCAAAATTTAATCAGTATCTCAATGCATGAGTAGTCAGACTTATGCATTAAAATCATGAGTTTTTACGAAGTTTTTATCCGATGAGATTCAACTCACCTGCAATTTTCATCAGTGCTGCCACACTAGTCGCGCCTAACTTTCTCATCAAGTTTTTTCGATGTACTGACACCGTATTTTTGCTGATGTAAAGTGCGGCTGCGATGTCCTTATTGCTTTTGCCGGCAGCAATTTGTTCCAGAATTTCCTGCTCTCGATTCGTCAGATACATTTTTACATTATATCTGTTGAATGAACTCGCAGTTTTAGTTTTCTCCGTTTTTACTGTTTTAGAACCTACCATCACATCATCACCGAGATACACTTTACCTTCTAAAACCTGCTGGACTGCACTTTGAAGTTCGGACACTGAAGATCTCTTCGTAAGGTACCCGTCGGCACCTCGTTTCATGGCATCTCTCATCATTTTGGTTTCCAAATACATGGTAACCACAATGATTCGAAGCGCGGGAAAATGAGTTTTGAGTTTTTGAATGTAATCGAGACCATCGAATTCGCCTAGATTGAGGTCCAGAAATACAACATCCATATCCTGGCCTCTATACATCAGTTTTTCGGGATTATCAGTTTCCAGAACAATATCTAGTTCAGACTTAAATTTGAGCCTCTTCAAGAGAAGCCCAAAACTCTGTAAGAACAAGAGATGATCGTCAACAATCCCAACTCTGATTACACTCATTGGAGCCTTGGTTTTTTTACTTCAGTAGAGCAAGTGCAAAACCAATGCCAAATCTTATAAAAATCTTTAATATATCCTGTAATTACGGTGTCTTAGTGCTACACATAATAGCTTTATCGCAAGCCTATAGTATTAATTATCAAAACATTACAAATTACGAAATAACGTAATGTTTAATCTTCTAATTTTATTGAAAAAAACTTGGTGCATCTTTGAGAATGAATTTTCCGCTTTGGACATAGGCATATTGAAATCCCGGTTGAAGACTATAAGCCCCTATAGCACCATTCTTAGTCAAGGCTATGTAACCCACCTGGAAGTCTTTGTGATTGGGTATGGTCAATAACCTCATAATGGCCTCTTTGCAAGCGGTTTCAGGACCTTTACCACTTCGCATCATTTCAACTATCGAAAAGGCCCCTAATTTTTTGGCAACCGCCTCACCCAATCCTGTTGCTGTAGCAGCACCAACTTCATTGTCCACATAAAGTCCTGCCCCAATAATCGGTGAGTCGCCGACTCTTCCGCGCATCTTAAAAGCGAGTCCTGATGTGCTGCAAGCTCCGCTGAGATCTTGTTCCTGATCCAGGGCAAGTATCCCAATAGTATCATGTCTCTCTGCATTGATTTTGGGTTGATACTCTGACTTCACGAGCCACTCTTCCCAAGCTTTTTTTGCCTCCGGTGAGAGCATATTTCTCTCTTTGAATCCATTCTCCAATGCGAACTGAAGCGCACCTGCACCAGCTAGATATACATGAGGTGTCTTTTCCATGACAAGTCGTGCCACAGAAATAGGGTGCAATATATTTTCCAGAAACATTACAGCACCTGCATTTCCTTTATGATCCATAATGCTGGCGTCCAAGGTCACTTTCCCTTCCCTGTCAGGTATTCCTCCATATCCTACTGATGTATCTTTCGGATCTTCTTCGGGGACCCTGGCGCCTGCTTCAACAGCATCTACTGCTTTACCACCCTTTTGTATAACTGTCCAAGCTTCCTGAACGGCTTTCTTATTGTTCCAGGTAGCGATAGTGATTGGTTTGAACTTATCCTTACTACTTGGAATTAATATTTCTACATCAGTGCTTTTTGCTACAACCCCAGTTGTAATGCCCAATATTGCTGCTGATTTTACAAAGTCTCTTCTTTTCTGATTCATGATTATTGATTGTAGAATTAAAATTTTATCCATCTGGCTAGCTTCCTGTCTCCATCAGTTCCTTCAAAACTGAGGAAGTAAACTCCAGGAAGTAACTTATCCGATTGATCTAAAACTTCTTCAGATGCATATTTGCCAATCTCTGCACCTGTCAAGTTGAATAT from Saprospiraceae bacterium includes these protein-coding regions:
- a CDS encoding response regulator transcription factor, which codes for MSVIRVGIVDDHLLFLQSFGLLLKRLKFKSELDIVLETDNPEKLMYRGQDMDVVFLDLNLGEFDGLDYIQKLKTHFPALRIIVVTMYLETKMMRDAMKRGADGYLTKRSSVSELQSAVQQVLEGKVYLGDDVMVGSKTVKTEKTKTASSFNRYNVKMYLTNREQEILEQIAAGKSNKDIAAALYISKNTVSVHRKNLMRKLGATSVAALMKIAGELNLIG
- a CDS encoding N(4)-(beta-N-acetylglucosaminyl)-L-asparaginase gives rise to the protein MNQKRRDFVKSAAILGITTGVVAKSTDVEILIPSSKDKFKPITIATWNNKKAVQEAWTVIQKGGKAVDAVEAGARVPEEDPKDTSVGYGGIPDREGKVTLDASIMDHKGNAGAVMFLENILHPISVARLVMEKTPHVYLAGAGALQFALENGFKERNMLSPEAKKAWEEWLVKSEYQPKINAERHDTIGILALDQEQDLSGACSTSGLAFKMRGRVGDSPIIGAGLYVDNEVGAATATGLGEAVAKKLGAFSIVEMMRSGKGPETACKEAIMRLLTIPNHKDFQVGYIALTKNGAIGAYSLQPGFQYAYVQSGKFILKDAPSFFQ